The proteins below come from a single Papaver somniferum cultivar HN1 chromosome 11, ASM357369v1, whole genome shotgun sequence genomic window:
- the LOC113324255 gene encoding uncharacterized protein LOC113324255, with product MEHDLAEEGDQLAKEYFHEGDMAVAVLMKNLSWNCQGFLGKDIRDHIGHLNTLHAPDIIFLSEMKINDNRIVRLTNFLCMPNSVYVPFVGAAGGLILLWKDGFSVDIVGSTSKMIHAIVSDDPSKGEWFLSCTYGTPYKSEQKEQWSYIKDLSKCVIIPWVVLGDLNITIFSEDRNHTTSSSTSPEVLELIKDSDLYDLGFSGRPYTWTSNKHGTGKYKSRLDRAFINSLWSIDYPNVIMSHLLQRGSDHTLILLELHKESLVKGRNWKFFEHWLKNETCHDEIKKAWSACYSGSNAFVFSYKLSHTRFILSKWNKNTFGNIQRRISDLQQNISQLQATDKDGNNTTAVIDLEKDIRDLTDILVRMVFHLGFIRHNGIFKDDVCKTIKSFFHSGFLLKQLNKTRVSLIPKTQSPHMPEDFRPIALCNTLYKIISKVTALRMKKHISRISSPMQAAYVPGRLISENVCLVQEIFQAMKKKEGKGGNLALKMDMSKAFDRLEWSFLIDILKKFGFSSKFFQLISQCISTTEIEVLINGSPSKSFHPTRGIRQGDPLSPYLFILAMESFSRVIKEFSICSGQLINFSKSAVYSIGNMKPSDCQDISFLLQKAVGKAPEEDVAICETETVFGVDAETAVRDVGEDMEAYTGIDVEADVGKEAEDVAVEAISEWDAEVATAEVASRWNAGVAAEVASGWNIFCQRECWVKCLKGI from the exons ATGGAACATGATCTGGCTGAAGAAGGAGATCAACTTGCGAAAGAGTACTTTCATGAGGGTGATATGGCTGTTGCTGTCTTG atgaaaaatttgagttgGAATTGTCAAGGATTTCTTGGTAAAGACATTAGAGATCACATTGGACACCTTAACACTCTTCATGCTCCTGATATAATTTTTCTATCTGAAATGAAAATAAATGATAACAGGATAGTCAGGTTAACCAATTTTTTGTGTATGCCTAATAGTGTTTATGTCCCATTTGTTGGTGCGGCTGGAGGCCTAATTCTTTTATGGAAAGATGGCTTCTCGGTAGATATTGTTGGCTCCACCAGTAAAATGATCCATGCTATAGTGTCCGATGACCCTAGTAAAGGGGAATGGTTTCTTTCTTGTACCTATGGTACTCCTTATAAATCAGAACAGAAAGAACAATGGTCTTATATAAAGGATCTCAGTAAATGTGTTATTATTCCTTGGGTAGTTTTAGGTGACCTAAACATCACTATTTTCTCTGAAGATAGAAACCATACtacttcttcttccacttctcctgAAGTTCTTGAGCTTATAAAAGACTCAGATTTATATGATCTAGGTTTCAGTGGCCGTCCTTATACTTGGACAAGTAATAAACATGGCACGGGAAAGTATAAATCTAGACTTGATAGGGCTTTCATTAATAGTCTTTGGTCCATAGATTATCCTAATGTTATTATGTCACATCTCCTCCAAAGAGGATCCGATCATACTCTAATTTTATTAGAATTACATAAGGAAAGTCTAGTTAAAGGGAGAAATTGGAAATTCTTCGAACATTGGTTAAAAAATGAAACTTGTCATGATGAAATTAAGAAAGCTTGGTCTGCTTGTTATTCTGGTTCTAATGCTTTTGTATTTTCTTACAAGTTATCTCACACTAGATTTATTTTGTCTAAATGGAATAAGAATACTTTTGGTAACATACAAAGAAGAATCTCAGATTTGCAGCAAAATATCTCTCAGCTCCAAGCTACAGATAAAGATGGTAACAACACAACTGCAGTTATAGATCTTGAAAAAGATATCCGTGATCTAACTGATATTCTG GTCCGGATGGTTTTCCACCTGGGTTTTATCAGACACAATGGCATATTCAAAGATGATGTTTGTAAAACTATCAAGTCTTTCTTCCATTCAGGTTTCCTCTTGAAGCAACTGAACAAAACTAGAGTTTCTTTGATTCCAAAAACACAATCTCCTCACATGCCGGAGGATTTTAGACCAATTGCATTGTGTAACACACTGTACAAGATAATTTCTAAAGTTACTGCTCTCAGAATGAAGAAACACATTTCAAGAATAAGCTCTCCTATGCAAGCTGCTTATGTACCAGGAAGATTGATTTCTGAAAATGTATGTTTAGTACAAGAAATTTTTCAGgccatgaagaagaaagaaggaaaaggagGTAACTTAGcattaaaaatggacatgtctaaaGCCTTTGACAGGCTAGAATGGAGTTTTCTAATTGATATTCTAAAGAAGTTTGGTTTTAGCAGTAAATTTTTTCAACTGATCTCCCAGTGTATTTCTACTACTGAAATTGAAGTACTCATCAATGGTTCTCCTTCAAAATCATTCCATCCAACTCGAGGGATTCGTCagggtgatccattatcaccATATTTATTCATCTTAGCCATGGAAAGTTTTTCTAGG GTTATCAAGGAGTTTAGCATCTGTTCTGGACAACTTATTAATTTCAGCAAGTCTGCAGTTTATTCCATTGGTAATATGAAACCATCTGATTGCCAAGATATCAGTTTCCTACTTCAG AAGGCCGTTGGAAAAGCTCCCGAAGAAGACGTTGCGATTTGCGAAACTGAAACAGTTTTTGGAGTGGACGCCGAGACTGCTGTCAGAGACGTTGGAGAAGATATGGAGGCATATACTGGGATCGATGTCGAAGCGGATGTCGGAAAGGAGGCGGAAGATGTTGCTGTTGAGGCAATTTCCGAGTGGGATGCCGAGGTTGCTACCGCTGAGGTGGCTTCTAGATGGAATGCTGGTGTTGCTGCTGAGGTGGCTTCTGGTTGGAACATTTTTTGCCAGAGAGAGTGTTGGGTAAAGTGCTTGAAAGGGATCTGA
- the LOC113323376 gene encoding protein CLT1, chloroplastic-like gives MSACCRIALSATSSNSNSSDYSLIHSSTHSYSSISSNSLFFNQRRGGGGRRKLGYHFRPFKPSKLWIIQSLGQEERGFLRSPGEGEPQIKDCLNDLGENKIGEDLEEEEKINNNGDYDHDRKVEVMLAAAATVILGVGNRVLYKLALVPLKQYPFFLAQLATFGYVVVYFSVLYFRYHAGIVTDEMLALPKAPFVGVGILEALAAASGMAAAAMLSGESIPILSQTFLIWQLLLSAIFLGRRYRVNQILGCFLVAIGVIITVTSGSGAGLSLKKSGLFWTLLMIASFFLQAGDTVLKEIIFKNAAQKLKGGHVDLFVVNSYGSAFQALFICLLLPFLSKLWGVPFTQLPSYLKDGAACFLNIGTLTKGCDGAPLLPLLFIMVNMAFNISLLHLLKISSAVVSCLASTFSVPLSVYAFTLPLPYIGVASSLPAGFVMGASVLVVGLLVYTWTPPVQSHTSCSTIVTTTTTAAT, from the exons ATGTCTGCATGTTGTAGAATTGCACTTTCAGCTACTAGTTCCAATTCTAATTCGTCGGATTACTCATTAATTCATTCCTCAACTCATTCATATTCCTCCATTTCATCAAATTCCCTTTTCTTTAATCAAAGAAGAGGTGGAGGTGGAAGAAGAAAACTAGGGTATCATTTCCGACCATTTAAGCCCTCAAAGTTATGGATTATTCAATCATTAGGTCAAGAAGAAAGGGGTTTCTTGCGATCACCAGGGGAAGGAGAACCTCAGATTAAAGACTGTTTAAATGATTTAGGAGAAAATAAAATAGGAGAAGATTTGGAAGAGGAAGAGAAAATTAATAATAATGGTGATTATGATCATGATCGTAAGGTTGAGGTAATGTTAGCAGCAGCAGCTACAGTAATCCTTGGTGTAGGGAATCGAGTTCTTTATAAATTAGCTCTTGTTCCTCTGAAACAGTACCCATTCTTCCTTGCTCAACTCGCCACATTTGG ATATGTTGTGGTATATTTCTCGGTGTTGTATTTTCGGTATCATGCTGGCATCGTTACTGATGAGATGCTTGCGTTGCCAAAGGCTCCATTTGTTGGTGTTGGTATTTTAGAGGCTCTTGCTGCAGCTTCTGGGATGGCAGCTGCAG CTATGCTTTCAGGGGAATCGATTCCTATATTATCCCAG ACCTTTCTTATTTGGCAGCTTCTCCTGTCAGCCATTTTTCTTGGTAGACGATATAGAGTCAACCAAATACTAGGATGCTTTCTTGTAGCTATAGGTGTGATAATAACTGTTACAAG TGGATCAGGTGCGGGTCTTTCCCTGAAAAAATCTGGTCTCTTTTGGACACTTTTGATGATAGCATCGTTTTTTCTACAAGCGGGTGATACAGTTTTAAAG GAAATAATTTTCAAAAATGCTGCTCAGAAGTTGAAG GGAGGCCATGTGGATCTCTTTGTTGTGAATTCATATGGATCTGCTTTCCAG GCACTCTTTATATGTCTCCTACTACCTTTTCTATCAAAGTTATGGGGTGTACCATTTACTCAATTACCAAGTTATCTTAAAGATGGGGCAGCTTGTTTTCTGAATATTGGTACTTTAACTAAAG GATGTGATGGAGCACCGCTGCTGCCATTACTGTTTATCATGGTGAACATGGCATTCAACATATCATTGTTGCACCTCCTTAAGATCTCCTCTGCCGTGGTCTCTTGTCTAGCGTCCACGTTTTCAG TGCCCCTATCAGTGTATGCATTTACACTACCGTTACCATATATTGGTGTTGCGTCCTCCTTACCAGCAGGTTTTGTCATGGGAGCCTCCGTCCTTGTAGTGGGTTTGCTTGTGTACACATGGACACCTCCTGTACAGTCCCATACCTCTTGTTCCACCAttgtcaccaccaccactacggCTGCGACTTAG
- the LOC113324256 gene encoding uncharacterized protein LOC113324256: MGQSLKKLAAGNGVTKEAEIGKIAARTFENMAKDVTGGDWTITDVYRAKHHKGSSKLTPEEFSKMVKDLVFDTGFKGFGAKDIILYMYGVPITMLFIKNTIIPNAIPNDMFIPDVTSATVYALAKFNKI; the protein is encoded by the exons ATGGGACAGTCCCTGAAGAAGTTAGCAGCCG GAAACGGAGTTACAAAGGAAGCAGAAATTGGTAAAATAGCGGCGAGAACTTTTGAAAATATGGCAAAAGATGTGACGGGAGGAGATTGGACCATAACTGACGTCTATCGTGCT AAACACCACAAAGGATCAAGTAAGCTTACACCAGAGGAATTCAGCAAGATGGTTAAGGATCTAGTATTTGATACAGGATTTAAAGGCTTTGGAGCAAAAGACATCATTCTTTACATGTATGGTGTTCCTATAACAATGTTGTTTATTAAGAACACAATTATTCCAAATGCAATTCCTAATGATATGTTCATACCGGATGTTACTTCTGCCACTGTTTATGCCCTTGCAAAATTTAACaagatttga